agtgtcccgatctgttttgcctgcctactgtttgtttgtgttttgtttattaaatccttaaactgcatttggatcctcactcaccTTTGTCTCACTGTGTCACACCGTGACAAATGCCACGTAATACATTTTATGCCATATTATTTCAGTATTATGTGCCGTAACCCTTCAAGGCTTAACCCACATACACTGTAAAACATTCCATGTTGGTTAAACCTGCTTTAAAAAGAAGAGACAACACGACAACACAACTTATATTAAGTTTCATTTTTGAAAACTTATCATGACAATTagagataaagagaagaaataagttTGCTTAAATCAGTATTTCTACATTGTTCCTTAAAAACTGATATAGAACCAAATTACTGTGTTCTCTGTATTAGTAAACACTCACATGGTTCTATCCATATAGGCAAGCTCTAGTCAataattgtctgtgtgtgtgtgtgtttgtgtgtgtttgtgtgtgtgtgtgtgtgtgtgtgtgtgtgtgtgtgtgtgtgtgtgtgtgtgtgtgtgtgtgtgtgtgtgtgtgtgtgtgtttgtgtgtgtgtgtgtttgggtatgtctgtgtgtgtgtgtttgggtatgtctgtgtgtgtgtttgggtgtgtctgtgtgtgtgtgtttgtgtgtgtgtgtgtgtgtgtgtgtttgtgtgcgtttgtgtgtgtgtttgtgtgtgtgtgtgtgtttgggtgtgtctgtgtgagtgtttgggtgtgtgtgtgtgtgtgtttttgtgcgtgtttgtgtgtgtgtgtgtgtgtctgtgtgtgtgtttgtctgtgtgtgtgtttgtgtgtgtttgtctgtgtgtgtgtttgtgtgtgtttgtgtgtgtttgtctgtgtgtgtgtgtgtgtgtgtgtgtgtgtgtgtgtgtgtgtgtgtgtgtgtgtgtgtgtgtgtgtgtgtgtgtgtgtgtgcggtgtgatGCAGCTGGCTGCGAGGcaatattgattattttcctcttagTGTATATCCGgaaatgtttcatttctctTCTGCTACATCAGTTAACCAACACAAATATTGATGTATTAATGactgaacacatacagtatatatttccaTTTCTAGCTATTATATTTTTAACGTTAACTGCAAAACAACCtggttcctgttatcacttatgttacgACAGCGATAAGCTGCTGTTCCTTCACCAGCCgctccttttccttttcctccgTTTAATAGGACAAAAATGTGTCTCATTCAAGCCCTTCATGCTGTTtcaggggaagtcgtggcctaatggttagagagtctgtctcctaaccctaaggttgtgggttcgagtctcgggccggcaataccacgactgaggtgcccttgagccccccaactgctccccgggtgccgcagcataaatggctgcccactgctccaagtgtgtgttcacagtgtgtgttcacagtgtgtgtgtgtgtgtgtgtgtgttcactgctgtgagtgtgttcactgctgtgtgtgtgcactttggatgggttaaacgcagagaactaattctgagtatgggtcaccgtacttagctgtatgtcacgtcacgtcacttcactttactTCATATGGGAAAACTTACAGCTTAGAGCTTTACCGCTGACTGGTACACagagctgacactggagactccttgtAGACATCTTAAAATGTCTgctcacagaaaacttcacccaATCAACGGTAACACaattataatatattcatttggATCCACCCTACAAGTCTATGGgttagttgttactatagaaacgctaacgTGTATTGAAGTCTTTTTTTACGTCAAGTCAGATTTCTTGAGGCTAAAATGAAATTATATCTAAAACGACGAGACGGAGGAGAAGCAGCATTTTCTCCTGTCCACGGATCGCGTGCACTCGTCTCTACCGTCTTGTCTCCCGGTGATAGACGATATTTGTTCAAAATGAAACTTTTCGGAACACACCTACATCTAGTCATCACCGACGGTTACCGACTCCGTTCAGACCCTGTCACTCTGTCGCTGTATGTGTCAACGTACAGTAACATTACTTGTAGAAACACATCACTGATTAGTGAGGTTTAATGTCAGAGGTTTCACATTATTATTCCTCAGGTAAAAAAGCATCAGCAGGAGGTCATAGGCTTCCTGGAGGCAAACCGAATCAGTTTCGAGGAGGTCGATATCACCGCGCTGGACGACCAGAGACTCTGGATGTACGAGAACATTCCAGAAGAAAAACGACCTGAGAAGGGCAACCCTCTCCCTCCTCAGATCTTTAATGGAACCGTCTACTGTGGGGTGAGTATGGAGTGGAGCGTAAGCTGTGAGTGGAGTGTTTATTTATCAATCAGCCATCTGCTGTCTGCACAACACTGACATCATATCCACTCCTTTTTAATACTAGTCCTTTTGCTAGAACTATATGCCTTGTGTGCTGTCTTCAAAAGAGAAGATCAGCTCCGTCGTAGCTTTGGGCGAAGCTTATTCCTAGGCTGGAAAGATGTAAAGTGAATGAAAACGGTGGTGTTGCAATGATCTACATAGAAACTTATGTCAATACTAATGAATATTGCAGGTCTAGATACATGTGGAAACGAGACAAAGCAGACCTTTTAGATCCTGCGTGCGCTTGAAGATAAAACCAATTTCGTAAcgctattaaatatttacatgcatagaagcctttattatccacATATAcatatcgccacatatacattacatcacagtggaattcttttcttcacataccccaactgaggaggttggggtcagagtgcaggggcagctatgatacagtgcccctggagcagggagggttgagggcctttctcaagggcccagcacTGGCAGCGAACCCCGATCCTCAACCCAGAGCCTCAACCAGTTGAGGCACCAACTTTTCATTAAACTTTAAAGTTTCATTAACATTCGAGTTTCTCTTTGTGTTAATGTAAGTTATGTAAACGAAGAGAAAACAGCAGTTAGAATAAAGCGAATGATTATATACTTTCAACCTGTGTATATCTAttcgttcgttcattttctaccgcttatccgaacttctcgggtcacggggagcctgtgcctatctcaggcgtcatcgggcatcgaggcaggatacaccctggacggagtgccaacccatcgcagggcacacacacactctcattcactcacacacacacacacacactacggacaattttccagagatgccaatcaacctaccatggatgtctttggaccgggggaggaaaccggagtacccggaggaaacccccgaggcacggggagaacatgcaaactccacacacacaaggcggaggcgggaatcgaacccccaaccctggaggtgtgaggcgaacgtgctaaccactaagccaccgtgcccccctgtgtATAtctaatactttttaataaaccGGCTTGACTCGTTGACGTGCATTAGTAAGGGGGTGTTTCATACATATGACATAAACCAGTGATTTACTTGAACCAGCTTCTGGATATCTAGGTAGCTGCTGTCTTTAGCCAATAACAGGCCTGCGTGGTATTTATCATACTCCCTCTTTATTAATTCCACAATCGGAATCGCTGTTTCCGTCCTCTAGTTGTGGTGTGAATCTTACAGCCTCattgatttgttgttttgtttttaatctcgGTAGAGTCGTGAAGTTTCCATTCGATTTTGCCGAACGCGCACAATGTACACCGAGCATGCTGACACCGAGGTGCATCCAATAATGAGACAGGGTGTCTTGGGTATTTTGTGCGAATGCACTGGCTAAACGGAGACGACGCTAGATTAGAGGATTAGAACAGAAGTGCGGTGGAATTAGTTTTGAGTAATGTGTTTTACGTGAAGCTGTGATCTCGGATCTGAAGCTTCCAGTAACAAAGTATAAATAGAACTTATAATAGCATTAGTCACTCACgaagacttacacacactcaccgtgAGAGCAGATAGAAGTGTGTGTTAGTCACTCACgaagacttacacacactcaccgtgAGAGCAGATAGAAGTGTGTGTTAGTCACTCACgaagacttacacacactcaccgtgAGAGCAGATAGAAGTGTGTGTTAGTCACTCACgaagacttacacacactcagacacaagagtttaaagtttttgtttataattagCTTCTTAACTTGTACTAATTACATGGATTCTACGCTATGTTGAAAATCTGATCCTCAATATTGCGATGAAATTTGTTTCTTGTTAGTTTCTTAATTTCAGCgcactgtttacatttttctggCCCTCAAATAAACGCCGCCCTTCCTCTGCCTCGGCACGGCTCCTTTTCCTTAAAAGACAACGCATAAGGCAGATGATTTCTTAACAAAGTGGTAAAAGAAAGATGCTTTCGAAGgttttgatttaattttaatttagttgtgttttgttctttcaGGATTATGAGGACTTTTTCCTGTCTAAAGAAGTCAacactgtgttttcttttcttggcCTCAACTCTTAAGCCTCAGGCAAggtacagaaacacacacacccctgtctctctctctctctctctctctctctctctctctctctctctctcacacacacacacacacacacacacacacacacacacacaaacacatacacacaaacacacaaacacaaacatgcacacacacacacacacacacacacacacacacacacacacacacacacacacacacacacacacacacacacacacacacacacacacactcattaagcACTTTTCTTATGTGATCTCTAGGCACAGTATCCCTCATCTCcctcatctccctctctctctctctctctctctctctctctctctctctctctctctctctcacacacacacacacacacacacacacacacacacacacacacacacccattaaGCACTTTACTTATATGATCTCTCAGCACAGTATCCCTCATccccccccctcacacacacacacacacacacacacacacacacacacacacattaagcaCTTTTCTTGTGATCTCTCAGCACAGTATccctcatctttctctctctctctctctctctctctctctctctctctctctctcacacacacacacacacacacacacacactctctctctctctctctctctctcacacacacacacacacacacacacacacacacacacacacacaca
This DNA window, taken from Tachysurus fulvidraco isolate hzauxx_2018 chromosome 23, HZAU_PFXX_2.0, whole genome shotgun sequence, encodes the following:
- the sh3bgrl2 gene encoding SH3 domain-binding glutamic acid-rich-like protein 2 isoform X2; translated protein: MEINNGGARALRLKAVCLATPDALTNSASQSERERAQRTGDIRMVIRVFIASSSGSLAVKKHQQEVIGFLEANRISFEEVDITALDDQRLWMYENIPEEKRPEKGNPLPPQIFNGTVYCGDYEDFFLSKEVNTVFSFLGLNS
- the sh3bgrl2 gene encoding SH3 domain-binding glutamic acid-rich-like protein 2 isoform X1, translated to MVIRVFIASSSGSLAVKKHQQEVIGFLEANRISFEEVDITALDDQRLWMYENIPEEKRPEKGNPLPPQIFNGTVYCGDYEDFFLSKEVNTVFSFLGLNS